The genomic region CGCCGCCCCGCGCAGCGAGGGCCACGTCATGTTGAGCCGCCAGGAAGCGGATGTCCTCCAGTACGCGTTTTTGCGCTGACTGTCCGTTGTGAAAGACCATGGGCGATACATCGAAGTACGCGCCGAGCGCCTCGAAAGCGACTGTGCGGGCGCCGTCGTCGAAGATGTCTTCAGCAGAGGCGCCGCTGAGCAGTGCGTCCACCTGCTCGGCCTTGAGCACCTCCGCACCGAGCTTTTCGTTGACTGCGGCGGCCAGTTCCCCAGCTCCGGGACGACTGTCAGGGAACCGCGCTTCCATGAGTTCGGAGAGTGTGTCGGCTAGCTGGGGGCCGGAGGAGTCGACTGGCTCTGGCGTGGGAGCACTCTCCCCGAATGATCTGCGCTGGGCCGCCTGCAATTCCTCAATTGTGACCCCGTAGAGCCCTGCCAGGTCGGGCAGAGACGACTCGTCGAGCTTGCGCACGCCGCGCTCCGCAGCCCCCAAGCGGAACCGGCTGACCGCTTCGCTCAGCTCCGCCGCGTGACTTTGGGAGTACCCCGCGTCGCATCGGAGGTCCACCAGGTCAGGATCCCCGTCACGCGGGAAGAGGACGTCGATGTCCGCGCCTAGCGCCCGCGCGATAGCCGGGAGCTTCTCGGCCGGGGGGATCGACTTGCCGCTCTCCCAGCGGGCCACGGGCTCATGCGACCCCACACCCGCCTCCCTGCCCAGGACGCGCTGGTGCATGTCGGCTTCCCGGCGCCTGGCTCTCAGGCGTCGGCCATCGAATCGGCGCGGAGGCATCGGTCGCTCCCTGAGCTGCAGGTATCGGAGTGGAGGGCCACCCCCCCATGCTCTTGCAACAGCAATCTACATGACGTAGGTTCTCGTCGCACGGACTCTCGCGCAGCAAAAACGGAGTCCAACCGTCCGCTTGTGGCTCACTGTGCTCCGTCGCATGGCCCACGCCTCGGCCATCTGACTCCGGAGAACCCTTCGTGATCCACTATCCCGCGCCTCCAGCCGCGCGACTTCTACAGAGTTTAAGAACCAAGTCTGGATCTTGAAGCGCCGTCCTGCGTATGTTCGTCGTCGCCCGAGCACCCGGTCCGGGCGACGACAGAAGGAGCAGCACAATGCGGGCATTCAGCGCCTCATAGCTCCAGATACAGCGACGGCGTCCGAGAGGTGCAACTCCCGGACGCCGAACGCCTAACGGCTGTACCGCCCCGGCAAGGGCGGAGATCGCCACCATCACCACGCTGATCCCTTCCACGGGGCGTCTCAGCGCGGCAACACAAAAGGAGATTCTTGCATGCGCTCCGCCATGCGCAAAAGGCCCTTCCCCCCGGCCTACACGGCAGCCGCCTCCACCTCCGCACCTCGCCGACCCAGGTCGGCACGCGCCATCCCTGCCTCGGCAACCTGCGGGCGCCGCCTCGTCGCCAGGAGCGGCCGATGAGCGCCGATGCCCGCGAATGGGTGTGGGAGCACAGCTCCAGCCGAGGGGCCGCGCGTCTGGTCCTGCTATCGATCGCTGACCGGGTGGCCGACGATCAGTGCATCTCCTGGGCCTCGCTGTCCAGCCTGGCCAAGCGCACCCGGGCCTCGGTCTCCACGGTGCGCGAAGCCATCGAGCGCCTGCTCCTCGCCGGCGAGCTGGAACAGCTCGACGACCTGGTGGGCCCGCAGCGCAGCACGGTCTATCGCCTGCCTCTCGCCGCCGAAGCGGTCGCACAGGCGCTGAGAGAGCAGCGGAAGGAAGACGACGACACGGCGGTGTCGGACGAGCCCGCCGCCCCTGCGGAGCTCCGGCTGTCGGCCCTGCGGCGGTACGGAATCCGCCCGCGCGAGGTGCCGGAATCCCCTGCGAGGGCCCGGAAACCGGCAGTACCGGAAACCGGCAGGTCGCGACGGAAACCGGCACAGCGGCGTACCGGCCACCGGCACAGCGATGTACCGGCCACCGGCACACAGAACCGTAGTGAACCTGATTTGAACCGGAGGTACAGCAGTAGTGGTGCTGCCGTCACCTCGGCTGCCGAGTGGCAGGTCGACCCCGCCACCCACACCTGGACCCGCCAGCAGGGACACCTCGACCGCCTCGGCGAGCAGGGCCTGCAGTCCGCCGACGCGAAGTGGCGTGCACACCGAGCAGGCCATGCTCCGAGGCCGGCGGAAGCCTGGGCTGCCGACTGGCGCTCCTGGATCACCCGTGAGCACGCCCCCAACCGCCCGAACCTCCACGCCGTGCCCGGCAAGAACACCGCTGCGCCTGGCGGGATGACGCGGGCGGAGGCCCACACCGCCGCCCTTCTCGCCGCCCTCGATGAGCCCACCGGAACGGAGGGCTGACCATGGACCGCCGCGAAATCGCCGCCCTGCTTGCCTACATCGGCAGGCTCGACCCCCGCAGCATCCGCACCGACGAGGGCGAGGCCCGCGACCAGCTCGCCCAGTGGAACGAGCTGATCCGTGACGTGCCGATGGCCACTCCGCACGGCTGGGACGCCCGCGTCGCCGCCCGCCAGCACTACCGCGCCTCGCCCTACCAGATCCAGCCGGCGGACGTGGTCCGCCCCTGGGAGAGCTATCGGCGCAACCGCCTGGCCCTCCACTCCGACCCCACACCGTCCGCGGACCCGGACAATCAGGCCGCCTGGACCGCAGAGCTGGTCGGCACCCGCCACGCCGTCGCCAACGGCATAGTGCAACCCGCACAGGCCCGGGCCATCACCAGCAGCCAGGAGGAGATCAACCCGAGGCTGCAGGCTCGGCTGGACCAGATCGGCTCCTGCATACCGCCCGCCGCCCGAGCCGCTCTCGCACCGTTCCGGCCCGCCCGGGCTACACGCGAAGCCGCTGTCGCGCAAGGGCTGCCCGATGCCCTGAGCGTGCGATGCGAGTGGTGTCTGGCCCCGGTCGGCGAGCCGTGTCGCCGCCGCCGGATCGGCCCCAACGACGGAGTACGCGCCATCACTCCGCGCGCCACCCCACACCCCGGCCGTGTGGACCTCTCCGCCCAGCAGGCCCAGCAGCCCGCCCTGGCCTGACCGGCGCCTCCGGCGCGTGCATCCCGTCCGCCGCACCGCCGCAACCTCACCGTCCCGCACCGGCTGCGGCGCACGCCCACGCGCCGCTTCCGGCACCCAACGCCGCACCCGCCGAGCACTGCGCTAGCCGGCCGGTGTGGCAGCACATCGGAGACTCGCCTTGCGCCACATCACCACCCACGACGCGCCGGCCACCGGCCTGCGTGGCATCGGAGACACCAGCTGGCACACCCGCGGAGCCTGCTACGGCCTGGATGTCGAGGACGCCGAGGCGGTCTTCTTCCCCGGCCCCCGGGACCACGAAGAGATCGCGGAGGCGAAGGAACTGTGCGGCTGGTGCCCCGTACGACGTGACTGCCTCGACTTCGCCCTGGAGAACGGCCTCAAGGAGGGCGTCTGGGGCGGCCTCACCGAGGCCGAGCGGCGTCCCCTGC from Streptomyces sp. QL37 harbors:
- a CDS encoding helix-turn-helix domain-containing protein, whose protein sequence is MSADAREWVWEHSSSRGAARLVLLSIADRVADDQCISWASLSSLAKRTRASVSTVREAIERLLLAGELEQLDDLVGPQRSTVYRLPLAAEAVAQALREQRKEDDDTAVSDEPAAPAELRLSALRRYGIRPREVPESPARARKPAVPETGRSRRKPAQRRTGHRHSDVPATGTQNRSEPDLNRRYSSSGAAVTSAAEWQVDPATHTWTRQQGHLDRLGEQGLQSADAKWRAHRAGHAPRPAEAWAADWRSWITREHAPNRPNLHAVPGKNTAAPGGMTRAEAHTAALLAALDEPTGTEG
- a CDS encoding helix-turn-helix transcriptional regulator yields the protein MPPRRFDGRRLRARRREADMHQRVLGREAGVGSHEPVARWESGKSIPPAEKLPAIARALGADIDVLFPRDGDPDLVDLRCDAGYSQSHAAELSEAVSRFRLGAAERGVRKLDESSLPDLAGLYGVTIEELQAAQRRSFGESAPTPEPVDSSGPQLADTLSELMEARFPDSRPGAGELAAAVNEKLGAEVLKAEQVDALLSGASAEDIFDDGARTVAFEALGAYFDVSPMVFHNGQSAQKRVLEDIRFLAAQHDVALAARGGEGGISPAFLAVLNKLLADDEGER